tacagcacctggtattcccaggcgaaTTCTCTCCCAAGTCCCTAAAGCCTGCTCAACGGACCAATGGTTGAGCCCTGTTGTGCAAAGTTGAGGAACGACAAGCCAATCATTGAGCCCTGTTGAGGAGAGCTGAGCAGcgatcagccaatcagagaccTCTGTTGTGGAATCGTCATTCGAGACTGAGCTGTGTTAGAAAAATTCTGGCGGCCATCTTTTGTTAATGCAGTCGGCCGTTTGACAGATTTGACAGACTAATATTTTTATTCTCAGGTAAGTTTGGTGTAATTATTTGATAAGTAATGACTGAAACTCTATGTATTTTTGGATAATTTGCCTGAATTTGCCTGAGGTTTGACATGATAATCTAGTTAGCGCCGTACTGACACTCATTTTCAGACACCAATTGGCTAGTAGCTAACTAGGCTAGCACCGCTTGTTTACATTAAAATAGCTAGGTTCGATCTCTCTCATATGCGTTGAAAATCCGATCAGACTATTGATTTTACATGTTGGGACCTTGAAGAATGTATTACTACTGTGTGGATTCGAAATGTAAAGCTGAAATATGCTTTAGATTTGTTAGAATATCGACCgtgattagcatgctagctaaatgcattgaaatgaatgattgAGCTAGCTTCTACCAATCGCCAGTGTAATGATCTGACGATCTCTGGAAATACTTTTAAATCGTGATCGGACACTCTAGCTCACTTCTTAAGACCATGGATATGGTGTTACAACAGTTTGGAGTTGAAATTCGACGTGTAAGTATGCTTTAGAAGTGTAAACATGCCAACTGCGATTGGCAGGAatgcattgaaaatgaatgaagtACCAATCGCCAGTGTAATGACCTGACGATCTCTGTAAATACATTAAAAACGTGATCGAACACTCTAGCCCACTTCTTAAGACTATGGAGATGGTGTTACAACAATGTGGAGTTGCAATTCGATGTGTAAATATGCTTTAGAAGTGTAAACATGTCAACCGCGATTTGCATGCTAACAACAAAGTGATGAATGAATGGGCTGTTTTTGCTTACTACTTTTACGAGGGCTGCAGGGTCTCTAAAATGTATTTAAGCCCTCATCTGATCATCTGGCTAGCATGTTTAGACTTTGTAGATGTTGTTACTACAGTGTGGAGTCGAAATTCGAGGTCTAAATATGCTTTGGATGTGTAAACACAACACCTGATTTTTAAGCTGTGTTAATGAGTACACCACTATCAAACTAATATGTGCAGTGATAGGCTTTTATTACATCTCAcgggatgtgtgtgtaaatactgtCATCCagtttaaataaataacatggCTCTCTTGCTTTGACCTTATTTATATGATGACTACTAACTGCAAATGAGCCATGTTTAAAAGTTTTGTTACAGTCACTTGTTGGAAAGTTAAATGAACAGTCATCACTGATCCCTATTACCTGTGTTTACATTACCAGAAAGAATGGAGAGCCATGATTCAGGTAAACTGCTGCTGCTCTCCACGACCACGACCGGTCCGGCGCCAACTTCGTCAAGAAGTACGAGTCCAGGTGGGGCTACACCCTCTTTGGTCGTTGCCTCGGAGCCGACACGCCAGAGACCAGCGCAGCCCAGAAGACCAAGTTTGGCTGGATGAGGTACCCCCAAGCAGCGCAGGTGACCGAGGAGAGCCGTCTTCTGTACCTCCTGATTAAGATGCTGCAGCACCATCCCACCTGCAGCAAATTCCACTTGTCTCCCAGCAAGCTGACCTCATCCATCAAAGGCCAGTACAAGAGGATTGCCGACAGAGTGAGGGACGACCCGGTCGTGGGCAGCCTCGCCATCCCGCTGCCCAACATAAACGTCAAGTCCATCAGCAACTTTTtcaggagggaggagaagatggCCAACTTCAGGGCAACGGTCAGGCCAAGAGTGAAGACTCATCGGAATGTTCTGTCAGGCCAACCAATGCCTGATGCCCCTGCTCTGCCGTCGTCACTGCCACCACCAGATAGACCTCAGGTGCAGTACCAGGAGCCTCACCATGTCGCTGGCAAAAGGCGTGGGGAAAAGCGGAGGTAAGCTCTTCGCTCACtttatccatttatttttttgtgtagaGTAAAATGTTAATGCACACCCATACTTATAAGGTTCTCACCACTAAAGAGTCTCATTTATTATAAAAGATTTTATCAGATTTGTATTGCTATTaagttttttatatatatattttcccaatgagcacacagcacactgggAGCTGTACTGTATGACACTGTATTATTGTATATGATACTCACAgtattgtgcttgtgtgttttttttcttttatatttACAGGTTGGACTTTGAAGACCCACAGCCAGACTGTCAACCAGGGCCTTCAAACCGCTGTATCCAGCCCAAGCCTGCCACTGCATCCTACGTGCCATCTGCCGTGGCAAAAGCACCTGTCCTCCTGGTGCTGCCAACCCAACCACAGGCTCCATCAGTGAGGTTGCTGCCATCTGCCAACCCAGTCTTCCTCCCTGTCCTCCCACAGTGAAACCTGTTATGCCCAACAAGTCCAATAAGCCATGTGGGGCTTGCAAGGTGCCGCAGTGTGGGGGGCAGCGGAAGAAATACACCCCTTCCAAAGACAAGGTGGCTGGAAGCAGCCAGAAAATCTTCACCTTTTGTCCCTCCACCAATATGTCCACCACACCTGGCTTCGAAGGTGTAACATACACCAGCTATGAACACTTTAAAACTGTGGTGGATGGGGaactggagaagaggagaaccACCCTCTAAACCTGTTGTGGGTTGCAatgactgtcacacacactgacacacacacacacacactgacagacacatacacgctgacacacacacacacatactgacagacacatacacgctgacacacacacacacacacactgagacacacactgagacacacacacacaatgatgtaaataatgtgaaattgtttaaaaacgttttaaatgtttataatgtatatttatttaacttatttgtgtgttgttttttacaTACATGTTTTAGTGTAATTCATGTGTTTCATACAAAATGTTCATTCATGTTTCATTCATACATATCTGTTACTACCTGAAATTACCTTTTGCATCAAGCATTTGGGATTCGTCACGTCATGTTTGATTTCACGTTTCATTCCTGTGGTGTCAATAAAATTCATTTATTGCATTTGAAAATGGCTCTGCTTGTTACCTGGTGTTAACATAATAATTCAATTTTTAAGTGTTTCATACTCGCTGTATATAAAAGGGTAATTTTTCATTCATGTGTTGCGATAGCTTAATCAAAGAATACTTACCAGTTATAAACTGCTTTACATACTAAAAAAATCCACTTGGATAACTTTTATAACATGTACCTATGTTGGAGTGCAATGCTTACCTTAAATTAAAACTTTACCTGAAATTAAGGGTCCAAAAAGATAAATAAGAATACTTACCTGTATTATACTTCCCTGAAACTAACTGGAGTGCAATGCTTACCTGAAAttaaaagtttacctgaaatcaAGGGTCCAAAAAGATGAATAAGAATACTTACCCGTATTATACTTCCCTGAAACTAACTGGGGTGCGATACTTACCTGAAAttaaaagtttacctgaaatcaAGGGTCCAAAAAGATGAAGAATACTTACTTGTATTATACTTCCCTGAAACTAACTGCATTTCAGCAAAGGGGTTTGCACCTTTAAACTACAATTATTCACTCAAGCAGTTTAAGGATAATTATACAATAAAAATTATACATCTTTCACAGAGATTTCAATCTATGAGTTTCAAATAGCTGAACTGGGGCTCCAACCTGTGATCTTATGAATGGGAAACAAGTGCTTTACCCACTCGTCCACCGCATCTTGCAGTACCAGGATCGTCCAGCAGGTGGCCCAGGATCGTGCTCATCCCAGGATCGAGGATAGGGACTTGGGGGGGTCATGGCccattcccaggcggtctcccatccaagtactaaccaggcccgacgctgcttagcttccgagatcagacgagagcgggcgtgctcagcgtggtatggccgtaagcgattactcaaccactcggacacgttcatccacctcaaccgctctgcctgcacaagcaagcaaaacgcttacagcacctggtattcccaggcggtctcccatccaagtactaaccaggcccgacgctgcttagcttccgagatcagacgagagcgggcgtgctcagcgtggtatggccgtaagcgattactcaaccactcggacacgttcatccacctcaaccgctctgcctgcacaagcaagcaaaacgcttacagcacctggtattcccaggcggtctcccatccaagtactaaccaggcccgacgctgcttagcttccgagatcagacgagagcgggcgtgctcagcgtggtatggccgtaagcgattacttaaccactcggacacgttcattcACCTCAACcactctgcctgcacaagcaagcaaaacgcttacagcacctggtattcccaggcggtctcccatccaagtactaaccaggcccgacgctgcttagcttccgagatcagacgagagcgggcgtgctcagcgtggtatggccgtaagcgattactcaaccactcggacacgttcatccacctcaaccgctctgcctgcacaagcaagcaaaacgcttacagcacctggtattcccaggcggtctcccatccaagtactaaccaggcccgacgctgcttagcttccgagatcagacgagagcgggcgtgctcagcgtggtatggccgtaagcgattactcaaccactcggacacgttcatccacctcaaccgctctgcctgcacaagcaagcaaaacgcttacagcacctggtattcccaggcggtctcccatccaagtactaaccaggcccgacgctgcttagcttccgagatcagacgagagcgggcgtgctcagcgtggtgtggccgtaagcgattactcaaccactcggacacgttcatccacctcaaccgctctgcctgcacaagcaagcaaaacgcttacagcacctggtattcccagacggtctcccatccaagtactaaccaggcccgacgctgcttagcttccgagatcagacgagagcgggcgtgctcagcgtggtatggccgtaagcgattgctcaaccactcggacacgttcatccacctcaaccgctctgcctgcacaagcaagcaaaacgcttacagcacctggtattcccaggcggtctcccatccaagtactaaccaggcccgacgctgcttagcttccgagatcagacgagagcgggcgtgctcagcgtggtatggccgtaagcgattactcaaccactcggacacgttcatccacctcaaccgctctgcctgcacaagcaagcaaaacgcttacagcacctggtattcccaggcggtctcccatccaagtactaaccaggcccgacgctgcttagcttccgagatcagacgagagcgggcgtgctcagcgtggtatggccgtaagcgattactcaaccactcggacacgttcatccacctcaaccgctctgcctgcacaagcaagcaaaacgcttacagcacctggtattcccaggcggtctcccatccaagtactaaccaggcccgacgctgcttagcttccgagatcagacgagagcgggcgtgctcagcgtggtatggccgtaagcgattactcaaccactcggacacgttcatccacctcaaccgctctgcctgcacaagcaagcaaaacgcttacagcacctggtattcccaggcggtctcccatccaagtactaaccaggcccgacgctgcttagcttccgagatcagacgagagcgggcgtgctcagcgtggtatggccgtaagcgattactcaaccactcggacacgttcatccacctcaaccgctctgcctgcacaagcaagcaaaacgcttacagcaactggtattcccaggcggtctcccatccaagtactaaccaggcccgacgctgcttagcttccgaaatcagacgagagcgggcgtgctcagcgtggtatggccgtaagcgattactcaaccactcggacacgttcatccacctcaaccgctctgcctgcacaagcaagcaaaacgcttacagcacctggtattcccaggcgaaTTCTCTCCCAAGTCCCTAAAGCCTGCTCAACGGACCAATGGTTGAGCCCTGTTGTGCAAAGTTGAGG
This genomic stretch from Alosa sapidissima isolate fAloSap1 chromosome 16, fAloSap1.pri, whole genome shotgun sequence harbors:
- the LOC121685018 gene encoding uncharacterized protein LOC121685018 isoform X1, giving the protein MRYPQAAQVTEESRLLYLLIKMLQHHPTCSKFHLSPSKLTSSIKGQYKRIADRVRDDPVVGSLAIPLPNINVKSISNFFRREEKMANFRATVRPRVKTHRNVLSGQPMPDAPALPSSLPPPDRPQVQYQEPHHVAGKRRGEKRRLDFEDPQPDCQPGPSNRCIQPKPATASYVPSAVAKAPVLLLDFEDPQPDCQPGPSNRCIQPKPATASYVPSAVAKAPVLLVLPTQPQAPSVRLLPSANPVFLPVLPQ